From the genome of Psychroserpens ponticola, one region includes:
- the secE gene encoding preprotein translocase subunit SecE, whose product MAGIINYIKESFEELKNNVTWTPWSEAQSLTILVAVFSIIFSLAIWGVDTVFSKVIKAYFELI is encoded by the coding sequence ATGGCAGGAATAATAAATTATATTAAAGAATCTTTTGAAGAATTAAAAAACAATGTGACTTGGACACCTTGGTCTGAAGCGCAAAGTTTAACTATTTTAGTTGCTGTGTTTTCAATAATTTTTTCATTAGCTATTTGGGGAGTTGATACTGTTTTCAGTAAAGTTATCAAGGCTTATTTTGAGTTGATATAA
- a CDS encoding alanine/glycine:cation symporter family protein codes for MKKFLLSFFTLVLPILTFAQEAQEKGIDQKIDEAFGNATGWFVSFIFYQIDFGGGVKVFWVLFPLIIGALYFTFYFKGINFRGFWTSINIVRGKYDDLEERENHKVEAAKSAFTDEDDNPDTIRVEGHEGEVTHFQALTAALSATVGLGNIAGVAIAVSIGGAGATFWMIVAGFLGMASKFVECTLGVKYRDIAEDGTVYGGPMYYLTKGLKSKGLGGLGKILAVLFAIFVIGGSFGGGNMFQVNQAFQLVQSITGGTESALYGNGWVFGLIMAVCVGIVIIGGIKKIAKVTDKIVPFMVVIYVAASLFVIIAKFDLIGSAFAAIWNGAFSPEGIAGGIIGVLVQGFRRAAFSNEAGVGSASIAHSAVKTKYAASEGMVALLEPFIDTVVVCTMTALVLIITGFVDPLNPPANDAQAILLTSSAFESTISWFPYVLTIAVVLFAFSTMISWSYYGFQGWAYLFGRTKKMEYVYKLLFCVFVIIGAAASLDSVIGFSDAMIFAMMVPNMIGLVILAPKVRDELNKYMKAIKERSE; via the coding sequence ATGAAGAAATTTCTTCTTTCATTTTTTACACTCGTATTACCAATTTTAACCTTTGCTCAAGAAGCTCAAGAAAAAGGGATTGATCAAAAAATTGATGAGGCTTTTGGTAATGCTACTGGATGGTTTGTTAGCTTTATTTTTTATCAAATAGATTTTGGTGGTGGTGTTAAGGTGTTTTGGGTTTTATTTCCATTAATTATTGGAGCGCTATATTTTACCTTTTATTTTAAGGGTATTAATTTTAGAGGTTTTTGGACTTCAATAAATATAGTAAGAGGGAAGTATGACGATTTAGAAGAAAGAGAAAACCATAAAGTCGAAGCGGCTAAATCTGCATTTACTGATGAAGATGATAATCCAGATACGATACGAGTCGAAGGACATGAAGGTGAGGTGACTCATTTTCAAGCATTAACAGCTGCTTTGTCTGCAACTGTTGGTCTAGGAAATATCGCTGGTGTGGCAATTGCTGTATCTATTGGTGGAGCTGGTGCGACATTTTGGATGATTGTGGCAGGATTTCTTGGAATGGCATCTAAGTTCGTCGAATGTACTCTTGGTGTAAAATATAGAGATATTGCTGAAGATGGTACCGTTTATGGTGGACCAATGTATTATTTAACTAAAGGTCTTAAGTCAAAAGGACTTGGTGGATTAGGAAAAATTCTTGCTGTATTATTTGCCATTTTTGTTATTGGTGGCTCTTTTGGAGGTGGAAACATGTTTCAAGTTAATCAAGCGTTTCAATTAGTTCAAAGTATTACTGGTGGAACTGAATCTGCATTATATGGTAACGGTTGGGTATTTGGATTAATAATGGCTGTATGTGTTGGAATTGTTATCATTGGTGGAATTAAAAAAATCGCTAAAGTTACTGATAAAATAGTGCCATTTATGGTCGTAATATATGTAGCTGCTTCTTTATTTGTAATCATTGCTAAATTTGATTTAATAGGTAGTGCATTTGCCGCAATATGGAATGGAGCATTTAGTCCAGAAGGTATTGCAGGTGGAATTATTGGTGTTTTAGTTCAAGGATTTAGAAGAGCAGCATTCTCTAATGAAGCTGGTGTTGGATCTGCATCTATTGCACATTCAGCTGTAAAAACTAAGTATGCAGCTAGTGAAGGTATGGTTGCCTTATTAGAACCATTTATTGATACTGTTGTGGTTTGTACTATGACAGCCTTAGTGTTAATTATTACAGGATTTGTTGATCCTTTAAATCCTCCAGCAAATGATGCACAAGCAATTTTATTAACCTCTAGTGCATTTGAATCTACCATTTCATGGTTCCCTTATGTGCTTACCATTGCTGTCGTTTTATTTGCATTTAGTACAATGATTTCTTGGTCCTATTATGGGTTTCAAGGTTGGGCTTATTTATTCGGAAGAACTAAAAAAATGGAATACGTTTATAAATTATTGTTTTGTGTATTTGTAATCATTGGCGCTGCCGCAAGTTTAGATTCAGTTATTGGATTTTCAGATGCTATGATTTTTGCCATGATGGTTCCAAATATGATTGGATTGGTAATCTTAGCGCCTAAAGTACGAGATGAATTAAATAAATATATGAAAGCTATAAAAGAGCGTTCTGAATAA
- the rpsU gene encoding 30S ribosomal protein S21, whose protein sequence is MLRIPVKEGENIDRALKRYKRKFVKTTVKNQLQERKQFTKPSVQRREQIQKAQYVQGLRDQETV, encoded by the coding sequence ATGTTAAGAATACCAGTTAAAGAAGGAGAAAATATAGATAGAGCGTTAAAACGTTACAAGCGTAAGTTTGTAAAGACAACGGTTAAGAATCAGTTACAAGAACGTAAACAATTCACAAAACCTTCAGTTCAACGAAGAGAACAAATACAAAAAGCACAGTATGTTCAAGGTCTAAGAGATCAAGAAACAGTATAA
- the tuf gene encoding elongation factor Tu: MAKATFDRSKPHLNIGTIGHVDHGKTTLTAAITKVLADAGLSNALSFDQIDNAPEEKERGITINTSHVEYATANRHYAHVDCPGHADYVKNMVTGAAQMDGAILVVAATDGPMPQTREHILLGRQVGIPRIVVFMNKVDMVDDDELLELVEMEIRDLLSFYEYDGDNGPVIAGSALGALNGEQKWVDTVMELMEAVDAWIEEPVRDMDKPFLMPIEDVFSITGRGTVATGRIETGVANTGDPVEIIGMGAEKLNSTITGIEMFRQILDRGEAGDNAGILLRGIEKSQISRGMVITKPGSVTPHSKFKAEVYILKKEEGGRHTPFHNNYRPQFYVRTTDVTGNIALPDGVEMVMPGDNLTITVELIQPIAMNVGLRFAIREGGRTVGAGQVTEILD, encoded by the coding sequence ATGGCAAAGGCAACTTTCGATCGTTCAAAACCACACCTTAACATTGGTACTATTGGACACGTAGATCACGGTAAAACAACTTTAACTGCTGCTATTACTAAAGTATTAGCTGATGCAGGTTTATCAAATGCATTATCATTTGATCAAATTGATAATGCTCCAGAGGAGAAAGAAAGAGGTATTACAATTAATACATCACACGTTGAATATGCAACAGCAAATCGTCATTACGCTCACGTTGACTGTCCAGGTCACGCCGATTACGTAAAGAACATGGTTACTGGTGCTGCTCAAATGGATGGTGCAATATTAGTTGTAGCTGCTACAGATGGTCCAATGCCTCAAACTCGTGAGCATATCCTTTTAGGACGTCAAGTAGGTATTCCTCGTATCGTTGTATTCATGAATAAAGTGGATATGGTTGATGATGATGAGTTATTAGAATTAGTAGAAATGGAAATTAGAGATTTGTTATCATTCTATGAGTATGATGGTGATAATGGCCCTGTAATTGCTGGTTCAGCTTTAGGAGCACTAAACGGTGAGCAAAAATGGGTTGATACAGTAATGGAATTAATGGAAGCTGTTGATGCTTGGATAGAAGAGCCAGTGCGTGATATGGATAAGCCATTCTTAATGCCAATAGAAGATGTATTCTCTATTACTGGTCGTGGAACTGTTGCTACAGGTCGTATCGAAACAGGAGTTGCTAATACAGGTGATCCAGTTGAGATTATTGGTATGGGTGCAGAGAAATTAAACTCTACTATTACTGGTATTGAAATGTTCCGTCAAATCCTTGATAGAGGAGAGGCTGGAGATAATGCTGGTATTTTATTAAGAGGTATTGAGAAATCTCAAATATCTAGAGGTATGGTAATTACTAAACCTGGTTCAGTGACACCACACTCTAAATTTAAAGCTGAGGTTTATATTTTGAAAAAAGAAGAAGGTGGACGTCACACTCCATTTCATAATAACTATCGTCCACAGTTTTACGTGCGTACAACTGATGTAACTGGTAACATTGCACTTCCTGATGGAGTTGAAATGGTAATGCCTGGAGATAACCTTACTATTACTGTTGAGTTAATTCAACCAATTGCAATGAACGTAGGTTTACGTTTCGCAATTCGTGAGGGAGGTAGAACAGTTGGTGCAGGACAGGTTACTGAGATTTTAGACTAA
- a CDS encoding carboxypeptidase-like regulatory domain-containing protein, translating to MRIQLTKQFVLFSFCVFSMVSFSQTELKNKIVDFTTLMPIESASIYIKNTTIGTVSNQDGKFVLQVSNELLSDTLIISSIGYKSFKIPVNEFDNTEDVYLEEDIAALDEIILIAENRPKTGNDIVLKAIERLSENLPDSAYIQKGFLRHKERNAKEFKWLIESAITVYDSGYSVSSKDHLKVNVDQVRKSYDLRDVDSIFSYYSYLKRYENNRKLKAKNLRRDTIKTSSLVKAIKWNDTRVNGLENLFKGKLNLVRNSKAAKALLGENMLEKHQFKLDTVLVDNDRRLYKIQISESKDFVDLETEGIFNGGYNAKGWIYIYWDNYAIKKIEYELVAASDAQKIRSKTLFGTQLNHKLIMTYMEYNDKMYPNYIYYETPKLVNVGLKTNEKLTEEEKAKYYNEERFYYTIQEILFSDIIEDDQIIAEALKGDWDADIFSPKPYNQTFWKNYNILLESEEDEQLIKDLSKRASLFKQ from the coding sequence ATGAGAATTCAACTAACAAAACAATTTGTTTTATTCAGTTTCTGTGTATTCAGTATGGTTTCATTTTCTCAAACCGAATTAAAAAATAAGATTGTTGATTTTACTACCTTAATGCCAATTGAGAGTGCTAGTATTTACATAAAAAACACAACTATTGGAACCGTAAGTAATCAAGATGGAAAATTTGTATTACAAGTCTCAAATGAATTATTGTCAGATACACTTATAATTTCGTCAATAGGTTATAAAAGTTTTAAAATACCTGTAAACGAATTTGATAATACCGAAGATGTTTATCTTGAAGAAGATATAGCAGCATTAGATGAAATTATTCTTATTGCTGAAAATCGTCCAAAAACCGGAAACGACATAGTATTAAAAGCGATTGAAAGATTATCTGAAAATCTTCCAGATTCAGCTTACATTCAAAAAGGCTTTCTAAGACATAAAGAACGTAATGCTAAAGAGTTTAAGTGGCTTATTGAAAGTGCGATTACTGTATATGATTCTGGTTATTCTGTGTCTTCAAAAGATCATTTAAAAGTTAATGTAGATCAGGTTCGTAAAAGTTATGACCTTCGTGATGTAGATAGTATTTTTTCATATTATTCCTATTTAAAACGTTATGAAAACAATAGAAAACTAAAGGCTAAAAACTTGAGAAGAGATACGATTAAAACGTCATCTTTGGTTAAAGCAATTAAATGGAATGATACGAGAGTTAACGGACTTGAAAACTTATTCAAAGGAAAGCTGAATTTAGTAAGAAACTCTAAAGCAGCCAAAGCACTTCTAGGTGAGAATATGCTAGAAAAACATCAGTTTAAATTGGATACTGTTTTAGTAGATAATGATCGAAGACTCTATAAAATACAAATATCAGAGAGTAAAGATTTTGTGGATTTAGAAACTGAAGGGATTTTTAATGGCGGTTATAATGCTAAGGGTTGGATTTATATTTATTGGGATAACTATGCCATTAAAAAAATAGAATACGAGCTTGTAGCAGCTTCAGATGCTCAAAAAATCAGAAGCAAAACCCTTTTCGGAACTCAGCTTAACCATAAATTAATTATGACATATATGGAATACAACGATAAAATGTATCCTAATTATATCTATTATGAAACGCCTAAACTAGTTAACGTTGGTTTAAAAACAAATGAAAAGTTAACTGAAGAAGAAAAGGCAAAGTATTATAACGAAGAACGTTTTTATTATACCATTCAAGAAATTTTATTTTCAGACATTATAGAAGACGATCAAATTATTGCAGAAGCTTTAAAAGGGGATTGGGATGCAGATATCTTTTCGCCAAAGCCTTATAATCAAACCTTCTGGAAAAACTATAATATTTTACTAGAGAGTGAAGAAGACGAACAGCTTATTAAAGACTTAAGTAAACGTGCATCTTTATTTAAACAGTAA
- a CDS encoding acyl-CoA dehydrogenase family protein has protein sequence MDSRYFTEEHELFRQSLKDFLQKEVVPHIEKWEKTGHIERFIWEKFGEMGFFGIAYPEEYGGMNLDLFYTVILLEELQKVNSGGFAAAIWAHTYLAMTHVNKEGDHAIKEKYLTASITGEKIGCLCITEPFGGSDVAGMRTTAVKKEDTYVINGSKTFITNGVYSDYLVVAAKTNPELGNKGISIFIMDRDTPGISATKLDKLGWRASDTGEIAFDNVVIPASNLMGEEGKGFPYIMQHFALERLIMGINAHARAEFALEYTLKYMSEREAFGRTIDKFQALRHKIADRYTEMEICKEFNYSVARRLDQGEYVVKEATMSKLQCTKMSDEVMYDCLQFLGGYGYMEEYPLARLLRDSRLGPIGGGTSEILREIIAKMVIDKKDYKPAT, from the coding sequence ATGGATAGTAGATATTTCACTGAAGAACATGAGTTGTTCAGACAGAGTTTAAAAGATTTTTTACAAAAAGAAGTGGTTCCTCACATTGAAAAATGGGAAAAAACAGGACACATAGAACGTTTTATTTGGGAGAAATTTGGCGAAATGGGATTCTTCGGAATTGCCTATCCTGAAGAATATGGTGGAATGAATTTGGATTTATTCTACACCGTAATTCTACTTGAAGAACTTCAAAAAGTAAATTCAGGAGGATTTGCTGCTGCAATTTGGGCACATACATACCTCGCAATGACACATGTGAATAAAGAAGGAGATCACGCGATTAAAGAAAAATATCTAACTGCTAGTATTACTGGAGAAAAAATAGGTTGCCTTTGTATTACTGAACCTTTTGGAGGAAGTGATGTTGCAGGTATGAGAACAACTGCTGTGAAAAAAGAGGATACGTATGTGATAAATGGATCAAAAACATTCATTACTAACGGTGTTTATAGTGATTACTTAGTTGTTGCAGCTAAAACAAATCCAGAACTTGGGAATAAAGGAATTAGTATCTTTATTATGGATAGAGATACACCTGGTATTTCTGCTACAAAATTAGATAAATTAGGCTGGAGAGCTTCAGATACTGGAGAAATTGCTTTTGATAATGTCGTGATTCCTGCGTCTAATTTAATGGGAGAGGAAGGTAAAGGCTTTCCATATATCATGCAACATTTTGCATTAGAGCGTTTAATTATGGGAATTAATGCACACGCAAGAGCTGAGTTTGCATTAGAATATACATTGAAGTATATGAGTGAACGCGAAGCCTTTGGAAGAACAATTGATAAATTTCAAGCATTGCGCCATAAAATAGCAGATCGATATACTGAAATGGAAATCTGTAAAGAGTTTAACTATTCAGTTGCTCGTCGATTAGATCAAGGTGAATATGTCGTGAAAGAAGCGACAATGTCTAAACTTCAGTGTACAAAAATGTCTGATGAAGTCATGTACGATTGCCTGCAATTTTTAGGCGGTTATGGTTATATGGAAGAATATCCTTTAGCAAGATTACTTCGCGATAGTAGACTTGGACCAATTGGAGGAGGAACATCTGAAATCTTAAGAGAGATTATCGCTAAAATGGTAATAGATAAGAAAGATTATAAACCAGCAACATAA
- the rplK gene encoding 50S ribosomal protein L11, with protein MAKELGKVVKLQVRGGAANPSPPVGPALGAAGVNIMEFCKQFNARTQDKPGKVLPVVISVYKDKSFDFVIKTPPAAVQLLEAAKVKKGSGEPNRKKVAKVTWDQVKAIAEDKMVDLNAFKIESAMKMVAGTARSMGITVKGGEAPN; from the coding sequence ATGGCAAAAGAATTAGGTAAAGTAGTTAAATTACAAGTTCGGGGAGGTGCAGCGAATCCGTCGCCACCGGTTGGACCCGCTTTAGGTGCTGCTGGAGTTAATATCATGGAATTTTGTAAGCAATTCAACGCTAGAACTCAGGACAAACCTGGTAAAGTTCTTCCAGTTGTTATTTCTGTTTATAAAGATAAGTCTTTTGATTTCGTGATCAAAACACCTCCTGCGGCAGTGCAATTATTAGAAGCGGCCAAAGTAAAAAAAGGATCTGGAGAACCGAACAGAAAGAAAGTAGCAAAAGTTACTTGGGATCAAGTTAAAGCAATCGCAGAAGATAAGATGGTAGATTTAAATGCCTTTAAAATCGAATCTGCTATGAAAATGGTTGCTGGTACTGCAAGATCAATGGGAATCACAGTTAAAGGTGGTGAAGCACCTAACTAA
- the nusG gene encoding transcription termination/antitermination protein NusG gives MSETSVNKKWYVVRAVSGQENKIKAYIENEISRLGLEDFVDQVLVPTEKVIQIRNGKKINKEKVYFPGYIMIQANLSGEIPHIIKSITNVIGFLGETKGGDPVPLRQSEVNRMLGKVDELTVDADVNVAIPFTRGETVKVIDGPFNGFDGTIEKINEEKRKLEVMVKIFGRKTPLELSYMQVEKV, from the coding sequence ATGTCTGAGACAAGTGTAAATAAAAAATGGTACGTAGTTAGAGCTGTAAGTGGTCAAGAGAATAAGATTAAGGCTTATATAGAAAATGAAATTTCTAGATTAGGTTTAGAAGATTTTGTTGATCAAGTTTTAGTGCCTACTGAAAAAGTAATTCAAATCCGTAATGGAAAAAAAATAAACAAGGAAAAAGTTTACTTTCCAGGTTATATAATGATTCAGGCAAATTTAAGTGGAGAAATTCCTCATATCATTAAATCTATAACTAACGTTATTGGGTTTTTGGGAGAAACTAAAGGAGGAGATCCTGTTCCATTAAGACAGTCCGAAGTTAATAGAATGTTAGGTAAAGTTGATGAATTAACTGTAGATGCTGACGTAAATGTTGCAATTCCTTTTACTAGAGGGGAAACTGTTAAAGTTATAGATGGTCCATTCAATGGATTTGATGGTACTATCGAAAAGATAAATGAAGAAAAGCGTAAACTTGAAGTGATGGTTAAAATTTTCGGAAGAAAAACACCATTAGAATTAAGTTATATGCAAGTTGAAAAAGTATAA
- a CDS encoding ComEA family DNA-binding protein: MKNIKSHFTFTKQQRSGIFVLLLLILILQSIYFFVDFSSEEFQVNDNELAEFRAEVDSLKLLKLEENKPKIYPFNPNFITDYKGYTLGMSSEEIDKLHAFRKQNKWVNSVKDFQKVTKVSDSLLAEISPYFKFPDWIANPKPKNQYSYSNNNKPKTFEQKLNLNTATAEQLKRVNGIGEKLSERIVTYRTKLGGQFIADVQLQDVYGLSSEVIARALNEFTVKEAKPITKFNLNKVTVEELVTIQHIDYEIAHFIIQERTLRDGFKSLDELTKVKDFPVKKIEIIKLYLTL; this comes from the coding sequence ATGAAAAATATAAAATCCCACTTCACGTTTACAAAACAGCAACGTAGTGGGATTTTTGTGTTATTACTACTCATTCTTATTTTACAAAGTATATACTTTTTTGTTGATTTTTCTTCGGAAGAATTTCAAGTAAATGATAATGAATTGGCTGAGTTTCGTGCTGAGGTCGATTCACTTAAATTACTGAAACTTGAAGAGAATAAACCGAAAATATATCCTTTTAATCCAAATTTTATAACCGATTATAAAGGCTATACACTCGGAATGAGTAGTGAAGAAATTGACAAACTGCATGCCTTTAGAAAACAAAATAAATGGGTGAATTCTGTGAAAGATTTTCAAAAGGTCACTAAAGTTTCAGATTCATTATTAGCAGAAATTTCACCATATTTTAAATTTCCAGATTGGATAGCAAATCCTAAACCAAAAAACCAATATTCATATTCAAATAATAATAAGCCAAAAACATTTGAACAAAAACTGAATTTAAACACTGCAACAGCAGAACAACTTAAAAGAGTAAATGGCATTGGTGAAAAATTATCAGAACGTATTGTCACTTATAGAACGAAACTTGGTGGACAATTTATTGCAGATGTGCAACTTCAAGATGTGTATGGCTTATCTTCAGAAGTGATAGCGCGAGCCTTAAACGAATTTACAGTTAAAGAAGCAAAACCTATTACAAAGTTTAATTTGAATAAAGTTACAGTAGAAGAATTGGTCACTATTCAGCATATTGATTATGAAATTGCTCATTTTATTATTCAAGAACGTACACTTAGAGATGGCTTTAAATCTTTAGACGAACTCACAAAAGTAAAAGACTTTCCTGTCAAAAAAATTGAGATAATTAAGTTATATTTGACACTCTAA
- a CDS encoding tyrosine-type recombinase/integrase — MALQSFSDYLLLEKNYSQLTLKAYLNDIQVFSDFVLSEYDSKSITNANYQQIRSWIILLVDEGISNRSINRKVSSLNTYYKFLLKIEEIEVNPLTKHKALKTSKKIQVPFSEEEIKTVLQELNFETDFEGLRNRLIIELFYATGIRRIELVQLKLNDVDLANKTLKVLGKRNKERFIPLLPSVVDTFNSYMITRKELVVLKDDSFLFLTKKGVKIYETLVYRIINDYFSKASTKVKRSPHILRHSFATHLLNQGANLNAVKELLGHSSLAATQIYTHNSIAELKNVYAKTHPRSKK; from the coding sequence ATGGCATTGCAATCATTTTCAGATTATTTATTACTTGAAAAAAACTATTCTCAGTTAACACTCAAGGCCTATTTAAATGATATTCAAGTTTTTTCTGATTTTGTTTTATCTGAATATGATTCTAAATCAATTACAAATGCTAATTATCAACAAATAAGAAGTTGGATAATTCTATTAGTAGATGAAGGGATTTCAAACCGAAGTATTAATAGGAAGGTGTCCTCATTAAATACCTATTATAAATTCCTTTTGAAAATTGAAGAAATCGAAGTTAATCCGCTTACCAAACACAAAGCTCTAAAAACAAGTAAAAAAATTCAAGTCCCTTTTTCTGAAGAAGAAATTAAAACAGTTCTGCAAGAATTAAATTTTGAAACAGATTTTGAAGGTTTAAGAAATAGATTAATTATTGAATTATTTTATGCTACAGGTATAAGGCGAATAGAACTTGTTCAATTAAAACTAAATGATGTTGATTTAGCTAATAAAACGTTAAAAGTGTTAGGTAAAAGAAATAAGGAGCGATTTATTCCGTTACTACCATCGGTCGTAGATACTTTTAATTCTTATATGATAACGAGGAAAGAACTCGTGGTTCTAAAAGATGATTCCTTTTTGTTTTTAACTAAAAAAGGGGTTAAAATTTATGAAACACTTGTGTACAGAATTATAAATGATTACTTTAGTAAAGCATCTACAAAGGTAAAACGGAGTCCGCACATATTGAGGCACTCATTTGCAACTCATTTATTAAATCAAGGTGCAAATCTAAATGCTGTTAAAGAACTGTTAGGTCATTCAAGTTTAGCAGCAACACAAATCTATACGCATAATAGTATAGCAGAATTAAAAAATGTGTATGCAAAGACACATCCTAGAAGTAAAAAATAA
- the rplL gene encoding 50S ribosomal protein L7/L12 — protein MADLKDFAEQLVNLTVKEVNELATILKDEYGIEPAAAAVAVAAGGGAGAEAAEEKSEFDVILKAAGGSKLAVVKLVKELTGLGLKEAKGLVDDAPSAIKEGVAKDEAEALKSQLEEAGAEVELK, from the coding sequence ATGGCAGATTTAAAAGATTTCGCAGAACAATTAGTTAATTTAACAGTAAAAGAAGTTAATGAATTAGCTACAATATTAAAAGACGAATATGGTATCGAACCAGCAGCAGCAGCAGTAGCAGTAGCAGCAGGTGGAGGAGCAGGTGCAGAAGCAGCTGAAGAAAAATCAGAATTCGACGTAATCCTTAAAGCAGCAGGTGGTTCTAAATTAGCTGTTGTGAAATTAGTTAAAGAATTAACTGGTTTAGGATTAAAAGAAGCTAAAGGTTTAGTTGATGATGCACCAAGTGCAATCAAAGAAGGTGTTGCTAAAGACGAAGCTGAAGCTCTAAAATCTCAATTAGAAGAAGCAGGAGCAGAGGTTGAGCTTAAGTAA
- the rplA gene encoding 50S ribosomal protein L1 gives MARITKNRKESESKVDKNKLYSIEEASALLKEITYTKFDASVDLAIRLGVDPRKANQMVRGVVSLPHGTGKDMKVLALVTPDKEEEAKAAGADYVGLDEYLEKIKGGWTDVDVIVTMPAIMGKLGPLGRVLGPRGLMPNPKTGTVTMDVAKAVAEVKAGKIDFKVDKTGIVHAPIGKASFSADKLQDNAMELLTTLNKLKPTSSKGVYMKSIFMSSTMSPSIAIDVKFA, from the coding sequence ATGGCAAGAATAACAAAAAATAGAAAAGAATCTGAATCTAAAGTAGATAAGAATAAATTATATTCTATCGAAGAAGCTTCGGCATTATTAAAGGAAATCACTTATACAAAATTTGATGCTTCAGTTGATTTAGCAATTAGATTAGGTGTAGATCCTCGTAAAGCAAACCAAATGGTGAGAGGTGTCGTATCTCTTCCACATGGAACAGGTAAAGACATGAAAGTTTTAGCATTAGTAACTCCTGATAAAGAGGAAGAAGCTAAAGCTGCTGGAGCTGACTATGTAGGACTTGATGAATACCTGGAAAAAATTAAAGGTGGTTGGACAGATGTTGACGTTATCGTTACTATGCCAGCTATCATGGGTAAATTAGGTCCTTTAGGTAGAGTATTAGGTCCAAGAGGTTTAATGCCAAATCCAAAAACAGGAACAGTTACTATGGATGTTGCTAAAGCAGTGGCTGAAGTAAAAGCTGGTAAAATAGATTTTAAAGTTGATAAAACAGGAATTGTACACGCTCCTATAGGTAAAGCATCTTTTAGTGCTGATAAATTACAGGACAATGCAATGGAATTGTTAACCACTTTAAATAAGTTGAAACCTACCTCGTCGAAAGGTGTATACATGAAGAGTATCTTTATGTCTAGTACAATGAGTCCGAGTATTGCAATTGATGTTAAATTCGCATAA
- the hpf gene encoding ribosome hibernation-promoting factor, HPF/YfiA family encodes MKVNTQSVNFNADQKLIDFIQKRMDKLDMFYDKVIDSDVYLKVENTSDKENKIFEARVNVPGDSFVVKKQCKSFEEGTDMAVSSLERQLKKRKEKLRAHI; translated from the coding sequence ATGAAGGTAAATACACAATCCGTGAATTTTAACGCAGATCAAAAACTAATTGACTTTATTCAAAAACGAATGGATAAGTTAGATATGTTTTATGATAAGGTTATTGATTCTGATGTCTATTTAAAAGTAGAAAACACAAGTGATAAAGAAAATAAAATATTTGAAGCTAGAGTAAATGTGCCAGGAGATAGCTTCGTTGTAAAGAAGCAGTGTAAATCATTTGAAGAGGGTACAGATATGGCAGTTTCGTCATTAGAAAGGCAATTAAAAAAGCGAAAAGAAAAATTAAGAGCACATATATGA
- the rplJ gene encoding 50S ribosomal protein L10, with product MTREEKSQVIEELTAQLADNANIYLADISGLNAGNTSDLRRACFKANVQLSVVKNTLLTKAMEASERDFGELPTVLKGNTSVMYSETGNAPAKVIKNFRKKSEKPLLKGAFIEEAVYLGDDQLDMLVDIKSKEELIGEIVGLLQSPAKNVISALKSGGGTIAGIIKTLSEKEG from the coding sequence ATGACAAGAGAAGAAAAATCACAAGTAATTGAAGAGTTAACTGCTCAATTAGCAGATAATGCAAATATATATCTAGCTGATATATCAGGATTAAATGCAGGTAACACTTCAGATCTACGTCGTGCTTGTTTTAAAGCAAACGTACAATTAAGCGTAGTAAAAAACACATTATTAACTAAAGCTATGGAAGCTTCTGAAAGAGATTTTGGAGAACTTCCAACAGTTTTAAAAGGTAATACCTCAGTAATGTACTCTGAAACTGGAAACGCTCCAGCCAAAGTAATTAAAAATTTCCGTAAAAAATCTGAAAAGCCTTTGCTTAAAGGAGCTTTTATTGAAGAAGCAGTTTACCTTGGAGATGATCAATTAGACATGTTAGTAGATATCAAGTCTAAAGAAGAATTGATTGGAGAGATTGTTGGATTATTACAATCACCAGCTAAAAATGTTATTTCAGCACTTAAATCAGGTGGTGGAACAATCGCAGGTATTATTAAAACATTATCCGAAAAAGAAGGATAA